The following proteins are co-located in the Streptosporangium brasiliense genome:
- a CDS encoding neutral zinc metallopeptidase has product MNGPRDWPAGGPRRRGAIRRTLPAALAFAIILGGLAYLGGDLQALIGTAPGSPRSAAATHRLYEESGPVDGRCDTLPPDPDADVGRTLRALSRCLDRMWAATLAEADLDYARPGEVRLVDRPREAACGTDDHGWAGIYCPEGRVVNVLVEEGRAFPMMFTLAHEYAHHVQEISGIADRRGSEVFDEAWSRRLELQADCLAAAALRTVGPILLREQRRWLARGGEEADGRQAESRESHGSGASSAAWMLRGQKEGTVRACNTWSAPADQVS; this is encoded by the coding sequence GTGAACGGTCCGCGGGACTGGCCGGCGGGCGGCCCGCGGCGCCGCGGCGCGATCCGGCGGACGCTGCCGGCCGCGCTCGCCTTCGCGATCATCCTCGGCGGGCTCGCCTATCTCGGCGGCGACCTCCAGGCGCTGATCGGGACCGCGCCGGGCTCGCCCCGCTCGGCCGCGGCCACGCACCGCCTCTACGAGGAGAGCGGCCCGGTCGACGGCCGCTGCGACACGCTGCCCCCGGACCCGGACGCCGACGTCGGCAGGACGCTGCGGGCGCTCTCGCGGTGCCTGGACCGCATGTGGGCCGCCACCCTCGCCGAGGCCGATCTCGACTACGCGCGCCCCGGCGAGGTGCGGCTGGTCGACCGTCCGCGGGAGGCGGCGTGCGGGACCGACGACCACGGCTGGGCCGGGATCTACTGTCCCGAGGGACGCGTGGTCAACGTGCTGGTCGAGGAGGGCCGGGCCTTCCCGATGATGTTCACCCTCGCGCACGAGTACGCCCACCATGTCCAGGAGATCAGCGGCATCGCCGACCGGCGGGGGTCGGAGGTCTTCGACGAGGCGTGGTCCCGGCGTCTCGAACTGCAGGCCGACTGCCTGGCCGCGGCGGCGCTGCGGACCGTCGGGCCGATCCTGCTGCGCGAGCAGCGACGGTGGCTGGCACGGGGCGGTGAGGAGGCGGACGGGCGGCAGGCGGAGTCCCGGGAGTCGCACGGCTCGGGCGCGAGCAGCGCCGCGTGGATGCTGCGCGGGCAGAAGGAGGGCACGGTGCGGGCGTGCAACACCTGGAGCGCTCCCGCGGACCAGGTCTCCTAG
- the lysA gene encoding diaminopimelate decarboxylase — protein sequence MSRFAHPAGDRHAEVLPEERPPHAPADLNTLDPTIWPRTSSRVDGSVTIGGADVRDLVKEHGSPLYVVDEEDFRSRCRDYREAFAGGEVHYAGKAFLCREVARWVMQEGLGLDVCSAGELAVALSVGFPPERITMHGNNKSLAELEKAVEAGVGHIVADSFEEIARLGFLADKHGRRPRVMIRVTVGVEAHTHEFIATAHDDQKFGFSLSSGAAAEAARRILALPQLELVGLHSHIGSQITDTAGFEVAARRLATLLVQIKQEHGVVLPELDLGGGYGIPYVEGDTAPDVKEIADSLREIVTKVAESAGLPVPRLTVEPGRSIAGRAGATLYEVGTVKDVEGLRTYVSVDGGMSDNIRTALYGADYTARLASRESAAEPMLSRLVGKHCESGDMVVRDLWLPRDLAPGDLIAVAGTGAYCRSLANNYNYLPKPAVVAVKDGVSRVIVRRETEDDLLRGQL from the coding sequence GTGAGTCGATTCGCCCACCCCGCCGGTGACCGGCACGCCGAAGTGCTGCCCGAGGAGCGCCCTCCGCACGCACCTGCCGACCTGAACACGCTCGACCCGACGATCTGGCCGCGAACGTCGAGCCGCGTCGACGGCTCGGTCACGATCGGCGGCGCGGATGTCAGGGACCTGGTCAAGGAGCACGGCAGCCCTCTCTACGTGGTGGACGAGGAAGACTTCCGCTCCCGGTGCCGCGACTACCGCGAGGCGTTCGCCGGCGGCGAGGTCCACTACGCCGGCAAGGCGTTCCTGTGCCGCGAGGTCGCCCGCTGGGTCATGCAGGAGGGCCTCGGCCTCGACGTGTGCAGCGCGGGCGAGCTCGCCGTCGCGCTGAGCGTCGGATTCCCGCCCGAGCGGATCACGATGCACGGCAACAACAAGTCCCTCGCCGAGCTGGAGAAGGCCGTCGAGGCCGGGGTCGGGCACATCGTGGCCGACTCCTTCGAGGAGATCGCCCGGCTGGGCTTCCTCGCCGACAAGCACGGCAGGCGCCCCCGGGTCATGATCCGGGTGACCGTGGGCGTGGAGGCGCACACCCACGAGTTCATCGCCACCGCCCACGACGACCAGAAGTTCGGCTTCTCGCTGAGCAGCGGCGCCGCGGCCGAGGCGGCCCGGCGCATCCTCGCCCTGCCCCAGCTCGAACTCGTCGGTCTGCACTCCCACATCGGTTCCCAGATCACCGACACCGCCGGTTTCGAGGTGGCCGCGCGCCGCCTGGCCACCCTGCTGGTGCAGATCAAGCAGGAGCACGGCGTCGTCCTGCCCGAGCTCGACCTCGGCGGCGGCTACGGCATCCCCTACGTCGAGGGCGACACCGCGCCCGACGTCAAGGAGATCGCCGACAGCCTGCGGGAGATCGTCACCAAGGTGGCCGAGAGCGCGGGCCTGCCGGTGCCCAGGCTCACCGTCGAGCCGGGCCGCTCCATCGCCGGGCGCGCGGGCGCGACCCTCTACGAGGTCGGCACGGTCAAGGACGTCGAGGGGTTGCGGACCTACGTCAGCGTCGACGGCGGCATGAGCGACAACATCCGCACCGCCCTCTACGGCGCGGACTACACCGCGCGCCTGGCCTCCCGCGAGAGCGCCGCCGAGCCGATGCTCTCGCGCCTGGTCGGCAAGCACTGCGAGAGCGGCGACATGGTGGTCCGTGACCTGTGGCTGCCCCGGGACCTGGCGCCCGGCGACCTGATCGCCGTCGCGGGCACCGGCGCCTACTGCCGCTCGCTCGCCAACAACTACAACTACCTCCCCAAGCCCGCCGTGGTCGCGGTGAAGGACGGCGTGTCCCGCGTGATCGTCCGCCGGGAGACCGAGGACGACCTGCTGAGAGGACAGCTTTGA
- a CDS encoding homoserine dehydrogenase has protein sequence MALKVALLGCGVVGSQVIRLMHEQADDLAARVGAPLELAGVAVRRLGRKRDADVDPALLTTDAEALVTRDDVDIVVEVIGGIEPARTLILAAMNSGKSVVTANKALLAEDGATIHAAARANGADLYFEAAVAGAIPLIRPLRESLAGDHVHRVLGIVNGTTNYILDKMDSSGASFSDALEEAQTLGYAEADPTADVEGFDAAAKAAILAGIAFHSRVTAADVHREGITEITATDVASAKAMGYVIKLLAICARSDDGRSFGVRVHPAMIPRTHPLAGVREAYNAVFVEARSAGQLMFYGAGAGGAPTASAVLGDIVAVARNLLAGTRGPEESTYAELAVHPMGETVTRYHVSLDVADKPGVLARVADMFAKQDVSIQTVRQEGHGDDAQLVLVTHRASDAALSATIDGLREMDIVRDVVSVMRVEGEDAP, from the coding sequence ATGGCACTGAAAGTCGCTCTCCTCGGATGCGGTGTCGTCGGCTCCCAGGTGATCCGGCTGATGCACGAGCAGGCCGACGACCTCGCCGCGCGCGTCGGGGCCCCGCTGGAGCTCGCCGGCGTCGCCGTGCGGCGGCTGGGCCGCAAGCGCGACGCCGACGTGGACCCGGCCCTGCTCACCACCGACGCCGAAGCGCTCGTCACCCGCGACGACGTGGACATCGTCGTCGAGGTGATCGGCGGCATCGAACCCGCCAGGACGCTCATCCTGGCCGCCATGAACAGCGGCAAGTCGGTCGTCACCGCCAACAAGGCGCTGCTCGCCGAGGACGGCGCGACCATCCACGCCGCGGCCCGGGCCAACGGCGCCGACCTCTACTTCGAGGCGGCCGTCGCGGGCGCAATCCCGCTGATCCGGCCGCTGCGCGAGTCGCTGGCCGGCGACCACGTGCACCGCGTGCTCGGCATCGTCAACGGCACCACCAACTACATCCTCGACAAGATGGACTCCAGCGGCGCGTCGTTCTCCGACGCGCTGGAGGAGGCCCAGACCCTGGGATACGCCGAGGCCGACCCCACGGCCGACGTGGAGGGCTTCGACGCCGCCGCCAAGGCCGCGATCCTCGCCGGGATCGCCTTCCACAGCCGCGTGACGGCCGCCGACGTGCACCGCGAGGGCATCACCGAGATCACCGCCACCGACGTGGCCAGTGCCAAGGCGATGGGCTACGTCATCAAGCTGCTGGCGATCTGCGCCCGCTCCGACGACGGCCGCTCCTTCGGCGTCCGGGTCCACCCGGCGATGATCCCCCGGACACACCCGCTGGCCGGGGTCCGGGAGGCCTACAACGCGGTCTTCGTGGAGGCCCGCTCCGCGGGGCAGCTCATGTTCTACGGCGCGGGCGCCGGCGGCGCCCCGACGGCGAGCGCGGTGCTGGGTGACATCGTGGCGGTGGCCCGCAACCTGCTGGCCGGCACGCGGGGCCCGGAGGAGTCCACCTACGCCGAGCTGGCCGTGCACCCGATGGGCGAGACCGTCACGCGCTACCACGTCTCCCTGGACGTCGCCGACAAGCCGGGCGTGCTCGCCCGCGTCGCCGACATGTTCGCCAAGCAGGACGTGTCCATCCAGACCGTCCGCCAGGAGGGGCACGGCGACGACGCCCAGCTCGTCCTGGTCACGCACCGGGCCAGTGACGCGGCGCTGTCGGCCACCATCGACGGCCTGCGCGAGATGGACATCGTCCGCGATGTGGTGAGCGTCATGCGGGTCGAGGGCGAGGACGCCCCCTAG